AACCTGGAACTGATAGCGGTAAATATATTTTCCAAAATATCGTGAATTCAGATGCATTATCAATTCTTGCAGATTCCGCTAAAGAACTAGGTACTGATAAGAAATAACTTCTCATAAGAAGTATACTAAATCCTGAAACCAGTCCATTTATTATTAATCCTGAGTAAGAGTTAATTAAACCTAACTGCTTGTTCAAAGCATAAATTGATATAAGCGTCAAATCACCTGGTATCATCATAGTAATCATTATTATGCTTGTCATAAATTTTTTAAAAGGCAGGTCTTGCTGAATAAGCACGTATCCCGCCATAGAAGAAAGAACTACTTGGATAAAGGTTCCTACTGCAGTTACATACAGAGAATTAAGAAACGGTTTCCAAAGCTGTACTCTGCTCCATATATCCTTATAGCCTTCAAAAGTAAAATTGTCTGGTATTAACCTGATTCCCGGCTGCATTGATCCTAATTTAGTTGATAAAGAAACAGATAAAACATTCAGCATAGGGATTATCATCGATATAAACAGGATTAAAAGAAATGCATAATTTAATCCCTTAGCAATTGGATTCATTTCATTATGAAATCTTTTCTTTTTTAACATTAAACGACACCCCCACTACACATAATTCTCATCATACTTAACAAGTTTTCTAACTGCAAAGGATATTACTAAAGTAGCAATTAATACGACCGTTGCAGCTGCTGTTGCCTTACCTACCTTAAACTGTGTTATACCCTCTGTGTATATATATAGTAGCAATGTCCTAACCTTATCCATTATGGTCGGATTACCCATTACGAACACTTGGTCAAAGTTTCTCAATAGTCCCATTGTTCCAAGCACAATAATAACCTTCATTGTTGGAATTAGCTGAGGAATTACTATCTTTATTATCTGTTTTACTCTTGAAGCGCCATCTATCTGAGCTGCTTCATATATACTTGGATCTATAGACACGATGCTGGCTAAGAATAGAACCGCATAGTATCCGAGAGCCTTCCAAGTCCCAGTTAAAATCATAATAGCTTGTGAAAACTTAGTATCGGCTAAAAATTGTACTGAATCCTTCCCTGCCGATGATAGTATACTGTTGATCAAACCATTTGAAGACAGTACAAAAATCCACATACCACCTACAACAGTCCATGAGAATAAGTTTGGAAGATAGGTTACTGTTTGAATAGTTGATTTAGATAATTTGTTTTTAATTTCGTTTATTCCTATTGCAAGTAGTATAGATAAAATAAATGCCAGCACTTGCGTTCCAATACCAATGATTAACGAATTTTGAAAAGCTTGTTTAAATTGATAGTCCTTTATAACTTCTTGATAATTTGCCGCTCCTATAAACTCTGGTGCTCCTATAAGCTTATTTTTTTGAAGACTTTGAATTATACCTAATAGCAAGGGATAGTAAGAGAAAACTATAAAGTATAATAAGACAGGCAGCATCATAATATATATGGTTTTGTATTTTTTTATTTGTCTAAAGGTATTTCTGTTAAACGTACTATTGTAGGCAGCTTTCTTTTTTGTATTCAACATATTATCCCCCCTGGTAATACTTATCCGCACATAATCATTATCAATGATTACGCCCCGGTTACTCCTTATGCGCACATAATGAGTATTAGTCATTACGTACTTGGTATTAATACAATCTTTTTATTTTATAAACCACAAGAGGAGAAATACTCCTCTTGTGGTTTACTATTAATCTATTACACCTGCTTGTTTAAGTTCTGCTCTCATTGCTGCTAAACCGTCTTTTGTGCTCACATCGCCTTTTACTATCTTAGCTGCATGCTTAGCAAAAACTTCTTGGAATTTTGGAGTTTCTGGGAGAGCTGCTTCTATTGATGCATACTCTAAATATTTCATAGCATCTTCAAATCCAGGATTCCATCCTATTGGGTGTTTAAAAGTAGAGCTGATTGGAACTGGTGCACCATGGTCTGAAGCATGCTTCTTTCCTGTTTCAGTTAAAACATATTTACCATTTTCTTTGTTGTAGTCATTTCCTTCAATACCAACAGATAAAAGTTCTCCACCTTCTTGGGTTGCAAAGAATTCAAGAAGCTTTACAGCACCATCAGTGTTTGGAGCATTTGCTGGAACTCCCCATAGAGAAGCCGCACCTCTAGTTAACATGTATTTTCCATTTGGAGATTTAACACCTGGCAAAGGAACTGATTTATATTCATTAGGGTATTTTGCTCCAGCATTAACATTATACAATCCTGTCCAAGCTGCCCAGTCAACAATAACCCCTGATTTTCCTGACTGGTACTTGTTTCTTAACTCTTTTGTTGTATCAATTAAAGCATCTTTATCCATTAACCCTTCTGCATACAATTTTCTCATCCAATCCCATACTGGAGCGGATTCATCAGTTGCCCATGGAACTGTTTTCTTTCCATCTTTTACAACTATTCCTCCCTTTAATCCAACTGAGGAAAACCAAGGCTGAAGATCATAAACCTTTACAATTGACGTATTAAATGCATAGAAGTCTTTTGCCTTTTCTCCATTGTCATTGTATTCTTTAAGCTTTTTAAGTACCTGATAATATCCATCAAGTGTTGGCTCTATCTTTGATACATCAATTCCTGCCTTTTGAGCTATAACCGAATTTACGTTTACCACTCTATGAACCTCTTTTTTGTTAAAGCCTGCATATATCTTTCCATCTATTTTTATAGCATCCCATTCAGATTGTGGTATATTGCTAGTATCAGATAGAACCTTTGAGTTTTTAACATTTTGAGTTATGTCCTTAACTGCTCCTTGCTGAACAAGGTATGGCAGCTTATCTTGCCCAAAATAGATTAAGTCATATTTTTCTCCTGCCTGAAGCTTCTGCATCATAACATTGTCATAATCTGAAGCTGGCTTGTCAATTGTGATTTGAAGTCCTGTTGCTTTTTCCATTTTTTCTTCAAACAGCTTCATTTCTGCATCATCCTTACCACCTGTTACAGCAGTAAGGATTCTTACTTCCTTATTTTCTGTTTTAGGTGCAGCTGATTGTTGAGGCTTGCTGCAACCAGCCAGTACTGAGATGGAGGTAACTAATGTAGCTGTTACCAAAGCTAAAAGCTTTTTGTTTTTCATAATAATAATTCCCCCTTTTAAATTTTACGTTTTATGTTAATTTAAATAAGCACAAATATATCGTTTACACAAATAAGTTTAGTTACTACTCACATAATAAAGCTATTATTTCCTTAGCTGTTGTTGCCTGCAAAAGCTTCTTAACTGTAGCATCATCTGATAAGGAAACTGCTATGCTTGAAATAGTTCTTAGATGTGCTTCTTCTTCATCTTCCTTTTTTACAGATATCAGAAAAACCATTTTAACCGGCTTCTTATCATAGGCTTGCCAATCTATTTCATCTATTAGCCTGCCAATTGCAATACTTGTATGTTTTACCCCTTTTGATTTACCATGTGGTATAGCAACACCGCTTCCTATAGCTGTGGAGCAATACTTTTCTCTTTCTAAAACATCATTTATATAAATTTCTTTTGACACTAATTTATCATTTTCATATAATACATCAGCTAGGCGCTCTATAGCTTCTTCTTTTGTAGAGGCATATAAATTTAAAATGATAAGTTTTTCATCTAAAACTATCTGCAAGTCTGTGTATAGTTCCACTATTCCATCACCTCATTGTGCAGTAGAAAAGTTAATTCTATCTGATATATTTATAATATCATACAACTTATTGTATAAATATTTATAAAACTTCCACATATAATGTTGAAGTTTTTGATGCTAGTTTATACTTTAACAATAATAAAAAGGATTACTTCTTCATATTTCAGTAATCCTGTCTACAAACGTTATTTAATAAGCGCATATATTCCCCTATGGTCTGAAATCGATGATTCATTATTTCCATCGAATTTAAGGGTGTATTCATATGCCCCAATTATGTTAGTAAATACATAGTCTATATGTATTCCTTCGCCATTTTCATCAAAGGCTGTTGCTAAATGCTCCTTGTTAGTTGCTCTAGAAACATCCTTCCAATTGGTTTGTTCCATCAGCTTATAAGCCTCTGATTTATAGTCAATATTGAAATCTCCAGCAACTATTAAGTTCTCATCTTTATCCTTCATCCAATCCAGAAACCTCGCAAATTGGTTTTCAAATCTTTCCTTACCATCATATTCCCAAGCAAAGTGAACTGAAAAAACATTGTAGCTTACTCCATCCTTTTCAATGCAACCATATACATTTTTTCTGCATCGCCACTCCTCATCAGCAGTTAAGTCAGACACATACCTGCTTTCTCTCTCCAGTATTTTATGAGGTGTTAAAATTGCAACCCCTTCTTCAATTAGTCCGTCCAGAGTTTTAGCTTTATCCCAAAACAAATTATAGTTTAAGTTGAATTCTTCTTGAAGTATCAACTTTATCACATAAGCCGCATTATCGATTCTAACCTTGTCAAAAATTATGCTTGTATATCTAAGTTGATTAACCTCCTGTAAGCAGACGATATCATAATTATTATAGGCTATATCTTTTGCAAGTTTGTAAAAAGCCCAATAAGTTCTAGGTTCAAAATAAGAATGCATATTTAAGGTTAATACTTTCAGCATTTTTACCTCCTAATAATCTCAGAGCCTCTTCACATATAACCATCAACAGAGGCTTTATCTTAAAATAACTTAATGAATATAGTTTTGATTTCATAAGGTTTAATAATAAACTGTATATTAGACTCTCTAAGTTCTGATAAAGGTTCTTCCATTAAATTTACTTCCTGCCATGAGTTAAAATTAAATTTACCACTTAACTTCACCATAGAGCGGCAACCTTTATATTCATGAAGCCTAACTATAATTGCATCATCATCTTCAGCTTTTTTAACTGCATCAATAATAACATTATCAGTATTTAATGACAGCATGCTATCAATTTTGGTATTAAGCATGCCTTTAAAAGCTTTTAATTCATCATTTAGCTTCAATCCTTCCTTCTCTACCTCAGAATGTCTAAAATCGCCTTTATGAGGAAGCAGTGAGTATGTGAATAAATGCTCACCTTGATCAGCATTAGGGTCAGGATGAATTGCTGACTTTATTAAAGTTAATCTCATTTGGTTATTTTTGACATCATAGCCATATTTGCAATTATTGAGCAGTGCAACACCATAGTCGCCTTCTGAAACATCTGCCCATTTATGTCCTACAACCTCAAACTTTGCTAAATCCCAGCTGGTATTCCAATGAGTTGTTCTTTCGATGTTTCCAAACTGTATATCATAAGTGGCCTTTGTGGCTCTAGCCTCAACTGTAAAACCTACCTTTAAAAGCTGCTGATGCTCATGCCAGTCTGCTTTAGTTTTAAAGTCGATTCTTCTTGTGTGTCTGAAAAAAATAATATCCTGTTCTATTAAGGACTTCTTATACTTCCATTTTGCATTAACAACAAGCCTTATGCTGTTTATTTCCTTAAGCTCAAGAGATATTAATTCATCTAAATAATGAACTTTGTTGTTATAAAAGATATCAATATCCCAAGCATCAAAATTAAGAGGTCTATCCTCATAAACTTCAAGAATATTGCTAGTTCCAGCCAAAATCTCTCTTTCGTTTTCCTTATCATAAATGGAGTCAATATTGCCCTTATTAAAAACAACTGTATAGAAAGGTGTTTCAATAGTATTGTTCTTAAAGCTGAATATATCATTTCCTTTTTTTGTACCCTTATCACCAATTTTTATTGTTTTATATCCTAGAGAAGGCACATTGTTAATTTTTATAATATATCCTTCCTCTGTTTTTTGAGACTCTAGTTCTGTTCCATCCAGTTCATAAAAAGCCGCTTCTCTGTCTAAACTTATTATTACTAGGTCAGTTCTATCGAAGCTTAATGGATTAAAAACTGTATAATAACCTTCAGCCTCTAAGGCTAAGCTACTGATAGTACTAGTTATTATATCCTCTGCAAGTGTGTCTGCTTCCTTATACTCTTCTCTAGCATCCTCGTAAACCTCTGTTATAGAGCTTCCAGGTATGATGTCATGAAACTGATTTCGGAGTATAATTTTCCAGCCATCATTTAAAGTTTCTTGTTCATATGGGCTAAAATTATTTTTTTCTATAGCATTTAACACAGATAACATTTCAGCAAACCTATACTTATTTTCCAGCTCTCTATTCTTTTTCTTAACATAGCCTTGCGAAGTATAGGTACCTCTATGATACTCAAGATAGAGCTCTCCGTCCCAAACCTGAACATATTTACCTGTATTATCGAAGGCTTTATGAAGCTTATTAGCAAATTCAGATACTTTTTCTTGTTTAACCTTAGGCAATCCAGGAATTGCCTGCAGAGCCTCATAGGTTTCAAGCATATTTCTATCCACACCGCCGCCACCGTCGCCATATCCAAAAGGAACTATCTGTCCTTTGTACACTTCCTTGTTTGTATATCTTTCCCAGGTGCTTTTAATTGTGAAGGGTGTAATATGTCCGTTATAAGTAGAATGATGCTTTGACTGCCAATCCTGCTGAAACTCCTGAAGTTCTGGAGTGTCAATAAAATGTGTTAATATTTCACTGCCATCCATACCTCTCCAGTAAAATGTATCATATGGCATCTTGTTGTATTTGTTCCAACTGATTTTAGAAGTAATAAAGGTTTTAATGCCAGACTTTATAAGTATTTGTGGCAGTGTCCATGAGTATCCGAAAACGTCTGGTAGCCATAATATATCACTTTCAATATTAAATTCTTTCTTAAAAAATCTCTTTCCAAATAAAATTTGCCTAACAAGGCTCTCTCCGCTAGTCACATTGCAATCTGCCTCAACCCACATTCCCCCATTAGGTTCCCATCTGCCTTCAGCAATCTTTTCCTTTATTCTTTCATACAACTGCGGATAGTCAACCTTTATGAATTCATATAGCTGAGGCTGACTTTGTACAAAGGTATAGTCTGGATATAAGTCCATATATCTTAAAACTGTTGAAAAGGATCTTGCACACTTTTCTCTTGTGTGTTTTAATCTCCAAAGCCATGCTATATCAATGTGAGTATGGCCTACTGCTGAGATACAAACTAAGGATTTCTTTTCAAGCTTATCTAATTCTGTTTGCAAACTTTCATAAGCATTGTGCAAGCTATTGTAAAATTCATCCCTATAATCCTGCAGTGTCCAATCTATCAAATTGAAAGCTCCTTGAAGTATGCTAATAAGTTCAAGCTTATTTGCATCATCCTCTGGCAGTACTTTAATTGCTTCAATAGAAGTCTTAGCCAAATAATAAAATTTATCTACCTTAACCATTTCAGCTGCAAAGAGCTGCTTAAAAGCATGTTCTATTTCGCGAGGCTTACCGCCTCCCTCTAGACCAGACCATAGTTTTAAATAGATGTCTGTTTGGCATCCATTCAAATTTTGAGGAAGAATAATCTCCTTGTGATTTTGATCTACTCCTTGAAAAGGTGCACCATCTATAAAACACAAAGACTCGAAGCCTGAGTTATGCCACCCATCTGTAAATCCAAAATCTACAAACAAAATAAGCTTGTTGTTTTTGTTTTCCACTGAGTAATTATATGGTATCTTAACCCACAGATATTTATCTCGTCCTTTCCAATGCTCTCCTAATGAGCGTATGCTCCACTCCTGATTATTAGGAGGATATTTTGAAGTTTCCTCATGTTCACTGCAATAAAACTGATTTATTATATTTCTATTTAAATATCTAAAGGCTTCTAAATCTTGTATTTCCTTTGATAGCTTATCAATAGTAAAAAAGATTTTATTGTTCATATCCATTGCAGATATACCCCTTCACTCTATAATTTAAAACTTTAGCTGTTTTATACAACTACTATAAAATATTGTTCTTCTATTGAGCTTTCTCCAAGCACTGATATTATGCACTCTTCTAATGTAGTATTTTATTAAAATATCTTCTATATATCCTAAGGACTAAAACCGAATTTTGTTTGATTTATTTTAATATTAACATATAGGAACTTTATTAAAAATTTATAAAACTTCTACATATAATAATGAACTTTTTGAAAAAGATTCAAAATAAATATTTTGTGTTTAATTGATCTGAAAAACAAAAAAACATCACTTAAAATGCTATAACATTCTAAGTGATGTTTTTTTATGCTGTTTCACTAATAACCTTATTAATTACCTCTGCAACTCCATCTTCATCATTTGTTTTTGTAATACAATCAGCAGCTTCCTTAACATTATCATGTGCATTCTGAACTGCTACTCCAACTCCTGCAGCCTTTATCATAGAGATGTCATTTAAGTTATCTCCTATAGCTATAGTCTGCTCTATTGGAATACGTAATTTTTTAGCAAGCTCCCTTAAAGCATTTCCTTTAGAAGAACTACTAGGCAATATTTCTAAATAGTTGTACTCAGAAACTACATAATTAATAGGGCTATTACTTTTTTGTTTCAGTCTTTCAATATAGGGCAGGAAATAATCCGGACTTCCAATTATAAGTATCTTTGTTGGTCTGCCTTTTAAAAAGTCATAAAGACTGCCTACAGCTTCACAGCAGACTCCATCCTTTAGCATGTACTCTTCTATAACGGGAGTTATTTTACTCACATATATTTTCTTATTTTCATATAAGAGCACATCCCAGTCATAGCTTTCAGATAGCTTTAATGCATTTTTAGCCAACTCAACGTCAAGTAAATCTTCATATAAGATTATGTTGTTTTTTATATCAACTATTTTAGCACCATTATAAATAATTACTGGATTTAAAACCTCCAGATAATCTAAATATTTTTCTACAGATGCTTCCATTCTTCCTGTTGCAAAGGTAAAAACTCCACCTTTTTCAGTAAACCGCTTTATTAAAGCCTTCGTTCTTTGTGAAATTTTTCTATTACTATCTAAAAGTGTTCCATCCAAGTCAGACACAATCAGCTTATAGTCCATTCAATTCACCTACTCTTCATGTGCTGGAATAAGTCTTATGCAATCAAGCTGTAGCTGTATGCCCACGTTGTTTCCCTCGTCAAACATACCGGTAATCTGCGGATTTGTATTTTCTACAACAAGAATATTATCATTTATCTTTACCTCGTACTCAGCCTTTGCTCCATAATAGGTTGCTCTTGTAATAATTCCATTTATTACTTCCTTACTCTTGGAAAGAGAAATAGCTTCAGGTCTTATAACCATTACAGTTCTTTCTCCTGATTTAAATAAAATCTTTCCCGGATTTGGCAGTCTTATAGGGTTGTCGCCAACCCTAACAATAATTTCACGGCCTTCTACTCCAGCTACTACTCCTTCAATAAAGTTAGACTTGCCCATAAAATTAGCAACAAATTTTGAGTTTGGATGCTCATATATTTCTCTTGGTGGTCCGCTTTGAACAATGTTTCCATTGTTCATAATTACTACATTATCTGATATTGCCATTGCTTCAGACTGATCGTGAGTTACATATATGCTTGTTATACCAAGTCTTTGTTGGAGCTTTCTTAACTCATCTCTCATATATTCTCTAAGCTTTGCATCTAAATTTGATAAAGGTTCATCAAAAAGAAGCACCTTTGGTTCAATAACAACGGCTCTAGCTAACGCTATTCTCTGCTGCTGACCGCCGGATACCTGAGCAGGATACCTTGACTCCATTCCTCTAAGCTGCATTAAGTCGATTACTGTATCAGTTCTCTTCTTAATTTCCTCCTTGGAAAGCTTTTTGATTTTTAGACCATAGGCTATATTTTCATAAATAGTAAGATGGGGGAATAAAGCATAGCTTTGGAACATCATTGCTATGTCTCTTTTATTTGGAGGAACATTAACTACAGACTGCTCTCCTAAAAGTATATCTCCCGAGGTTGGAAACTCAAAGCCCGCTACCATTCTAAGGGTAGTAGTTTTTCCGCAGCCCGAAGGACCTAATAGAGTTGTCAGCTGTCCCTGCTTTATTTCTAAAGATATATTATTGACTGCTATAAATTCTGATGAACCATCAAAGGTTTTAAATTTTTTCACAAGCTCTTTAAGCTTTACACTTGTACTTCTTGAACTAAAGGTTCTATCTGTAATAATTTTTCTTTCCATCTATTTATCCTCCCTGGTATTCCTTATGTTTCCGTCCAAGCTTAGCTACTAACAAGTTTAATACTCCTATAGCTGTCATAATTACTGTAATCATAATTATTATATAGGCGGCAGCATCACTGAACTTGCTCACTTCAAACAATGAAAATATTTTAGCAGTTGCCAGATTCCATTTTGCTGAAATTAAGAATATTATTGAACTTACAGCTGTCATTGAACGCACAAAGGCAAATACTAAACCCGAGAAAAATGCTTGCTTTATTAGAGGAAGCGTTATTTTTCTAAAGGTTTCAAAGCTACTAGCCCCTAAGTTAGTTGATGCTTCTTCAATAGATTTATCTATCTGTTGAAGCGCAGAGGTTCCTGCTTCTATTCCAACGGGCATATTTCTAAATGTCAAAGCAATTACTAATATTGCTAGTGTTCCCGTAAGCAAAAACGGCTTGTCATTGAAGGCCAGTATGTACCCTATACCTACTACTGTGCCTGGCAATGCAAAGGTAAGCATTGAGGAGAACTCCATAAAATGCTTTCCTATAAATTCTTTTCTTATAACCAGATAGGCTATTATCATACCTAATATTCCTGTTACAGGTGTTACTATTGCTGCTATAAAAATAGAATTTTTTAGAGGCTCCCATCCTAAAGAAAATACGTATCTAAAATGGTCTAACGTTATGGTATTGTTAATCCCCCATACTTTTACAAAGGCTCCAAAAAGAACTGTACCATAGAACAATATAATGATTCCTGTAAGCATCAGGCAAACTATAAATAACGGAATAACTATATGCTTTTCACTTATCTTAGGTCTGTGTTGTGAAGGCTTTCCTGTGACAGTTACAAAGGATTTTCCGCTTATCCAATATTTTTGCAGAAGGTAAGCTATAAGCGTTGGAAGAAGTAACAATATAGCAAGAACTGCTCCACTCTTTAATTCGTACATGCCAGTAATAACCCTGTAAGCCTCCACCGCTAAGGTCGAATAGTTTCCTCCAATAACGGCAGGATTGCTGAAATCTTCTAGGGATTGGATAAAAACTAAAAGCACTGCACTTACTATGCCCGGCATAGATAGTGGAAGTGTTACCGACCTAAATATCTGCCATCTTGATGCTCCAAGATTTAAAGCAGCATCCTCAACTGCAGGGTCAATAGCTTCAAGTATTCCTGTGAGAGTCAAATAAGCAATAGGAAAAAAGGACATTACTTGAATAACTATCAGGCTATTCAAGCCATATATATTAAAATCATCTATACCAAATAGTTTGTTTGTTATAACACCCATTCTTCCAAACAGAAAAATCATTGAAAGCGAAAGTACGAAGGGAGGTGATATTATTGGCAGCGTGGCTATCATCTTAAAAAAGCCTTTAAAAGGTATGTTTGTCCTAGTGATAGCATAAGCAAATATATATCCAATAATGCTTGCTAAAGCTGCTGTTATAACTCCAAGCTTCATGCTATTCATAAATGTCTTTCTAAAGCTTACCTTACTTACTATGTCCCAAAAGGTCTGCAAGCTAAATTCCCCTTCATTAGTAGTAAAGCTTAAAACTAGAACCTTGAATAACGGAAATAAGACAAATATAAAAATAGCTGCAAATATGCTTAGAATTGTCAAAAGCAATACTGGTTCCTTAAATATCATTATTAAATTACTTACCCCTGTGTTTCTTTTTATTTTCCCATCCAACTGTTTGTCCTCCTTTCTTAAAACATTTTAGTTTGACATTAAACTGTCAAACTAAAATATTTAACTTTTTATTTTAGATTGTTTGCATCAGCAATTTTCTGTGTAAAGGTTTCAACAAGTTTTTTTCTATTGTCTCCAGCCCATTCAAACTTGTAGTCAATAACTTTAATATTTTCAAGCTTTATCGCTCCCTTTGGAGGAGTTGCATTCTTGTTTACAGGAAGCCTAAAGGATTTTGAAGTTTCATATAACTCTTGAGCTTCCTTGCTAAGCGACCAGTCAATGAATTTCTTTGCATTATTTACCTCATCTTTTGGTCCGCCTTTTATAAGAGCCACTGCACCAATTTCATAACCTGTTCCATCTTTTGGAAACACCACTTCAACTGGATAACCTTCTGCTGTTGGCTTTAAGCAATCATGGGAATGAGCAATGCCAATAGCTGCCTCACCAAGCCCAACCTGTTGTGCAGGTGCAGATCCTGATTTAGTATATTGTCTTATATTAGCATTAAGCTTTTTAAAATACTCCATTCCTTGATCTTCACCCTTCATTTGAATTAAAGTAGCTAAAGCTGTATAAGAGGTTCCCGAAGAGCTTGGGTGAGCTATAGATATTTGACCTTTAAATTCTGGTTTCAATAAATCGTCCCAAGTTTCTGGATACTTCAAGTTATTCTTTTGGAACCAATTCTTATTTACAGCAAAGCCTAGAGCTCCAACATACACTGGACTCCAGTTGTTATCTTTATCTTTAAAATTGGCTGGTATATTTGTCAGTTCCTTTGACTCATATTTTTCCAATAATCCTTCTTTCACTGCTGCTATAAAAGTATCATTAGGTCCGCCATACCATAAGCTTGCCTTAGGATTATTCTTCTCTGCCTGGAGCTTTGCAAAAACTTCACCTGCTGATAATCTAACTACATTAACCTTAATTCCAGTAGCCTTTTCAAAGGCATTTGTGTATGTAGGATATTCAGAATCAGGAAAAGAACAATACATAGTTAATGTCTTGCTATCGCTACCTGCTGTTGAAGCATTGTTGTTACTCGACGACTGGGGCTTGCTGCAGCCAGCTAACATAGAAACTGTAATTATAGATATTATGCCTGCAATTAAAGCTGATCTTTTTTTCATTTTCTAATCCCCCTTAAAATTTACTATTTTCAATATTTGTAACCGGTTTCATTCGTGCCTTGAAATATCTACTCTTTTACGCACCCCCAACTTTACCTTTCATTTTTAACTATTTGAAGACCATCAATTATTCCTTATTAAAGTATATTAATTTAATACTCATATATACCTGATAAAGAATTAAAATTTCCTCTTCAATAGGAAAATAAATGAGAGGTTTCCCTCTCAATATTTTAAAACTTATTAATAAAACTGCTTTATATACTCCTCAATATCTTTTCTAGTGCCCTTAAAAGGCCCTGGGGTCTCCATCTTAGCCGATACCAGAGCTGCAGCGTATATCAAAGCTTTTTCAATGCCTTCCTTCAACCTTTCAGTTATATAAGCACTAAAGCAGGTATCTCCTCTTC
The genomic region above belongs to Clostridium swellfunianum and contains:
- a CDS encoding ABC transporter substrate-binding protein, producing the protein MKKRSALIAGIISIITVSMLAGCSKPQSSSNNNASTAGSDSKTLTMYCSFPDSEYPTYTNAFEKATGIKVNVVRLSAGEVFAKLQAEKNNPKASLWYGGPNDTFIAAVKEGLLEKYESKELTNIPANFKDKDNNWSPVYVGALGFAVNKNWFQKNNLKYPETWDDLLKPEFKGQISIAHPSSSGTSYTALATLIQMKGEDQGMEYFKKLNANIRQYTKSGSAPAQQVGLGEAAIGIAHSHDCLKPTAEGYPVEVVFPKDGTGYEIGAVALIKGGPKDEVNNAKKFIDWSLSKEAQELYETSKSFRLPVNKNATPPKGAIKLENIKVIDYKFEWAGDNRKKLVETFTQKIADANNLK